One window of the Montipora foliosa isolate CH-2021 chromosome 4, ASM3666993v2, whole genome shotgun sequence genome contains the following:
- the LOC138000013 gene encoding rho GTPase-activating protein 24-like isoform X2, with product MQSLKQPIPPVRGHKQKIEHCGWLRKQGGRHRNLRSRWFEIKGDQLYYFKDNTEPKTPIASIPLPGNKVNKHPVEAGETGKFKFEIVSGKDKEGRPVSSNHETFLLIASSQREMEEWICAINRIIYAPVGGGMFGRSLAETVKFEMRRGGGCVPLIVYKCVDFIKAHGITEEGLFRLPGQAKNVADLKDAFNRGEIPELESSRAEVHSVASVLKSYLRELPEPLIPYDYFEVFLTAARCYEMRQEDGIVATQNQLKTLPQPNYILLRYICRFLHEVQKHCEQNKMTVRNLAMVFGPNILRSGSEDPKVMMESTNLVTELISILIRQHELFFPHTDDEDLQPQRQHAGNDVNLNLIDFSPDYCRIPRPAPLASPENEHEDDFEDPRSQIQELENELELQQQQIKDLQIKLEQERKVREMLKMRLEDEQRARESAEDRLEKLQAAMEEFCAKYGSWEPTAR from the exons ATGCAGAGTCTGAAGCAACCAATACCACCAGTGAGAGGCCACAAGCAAAAAATT GAGCACTGTGGTTGGCTTCGGAAGCAGGGAGGCAGACACAGAAACTTAAGATCAAGATGGTTTGAAATCAAAGGAGATCAGTTGTATTATTTCAAAGATAACACT GAACCCAAGACACCAATTGCTTCAATTCCTTTGCCAGGGAATAAAGTTAATAAGCATCCAGTAGAAGCTGGAGAGACAGGAAAATTCAAGTTTGAAATTGTTT ctGGGAAGGACAAAGAAGGCCGACCAGTTTCAAGTAACCATGAGACTTTTTTGTTGATAGCATCATCTCAGAGAGAGATGGAGGAATGGATATGTGCCATAAATAGAATTATTTATGCT CCTGTAGGTGGTGGAATGTTTGGCAGAAGCCTGGCTGAAACTGTCAAATTCGAAATGAGACGTGGTGGAGGATGTGTTCCTCTCATTGTTTACAAATGTGTAGATTTTATTAAAGCACATG GGATAACAGAGGAAGGCTTATTCAGATTGCCAGGACAGGCAAAAAATGTTGCAGATTTGAAGGATGCATTCAACAGAG GAGAAATTCCTGAGCTTGAAAGCAGTAGAGCAGAAGTTCATTCTGTGGCATCAGTACTTAAGTCCTACCTCAGAGAACTTCCAGAGCCTCTCATACCATATGATTACTTTGAAGTATTCCTTACTGCTGCTAGAT GTTATGAAATGCGTCAAGAGGATGGTATTGTTGCTACACAGAATCAGCTCAAAACGCTACCACAGCCTAACTACATTTTATTAAGATACATATG tCGTTTCTTACATGAAGTTCAAAAACACTGCGAACAAAACAAGATGACAGTGAGAAACTTGGCCATGGTGTTTGGACCAAACATATTGCGGTCAGGG TCTGAGGATCCGAAAGTAATGATGGAGAGCACAAACCTTGTGACGGAGCTCATCAGCATATTGATCCGGCAACACGAATTGTTTTTCCCTCACACCGATGACGAAGACCTTCAACCTCAGCGACAGCATGCAGG GAATGATGTGAACCTGAATTTGATTGACTTTAGTCCTGATTACTGTCGCATACCCAGACCGGCGCCACTCGCATCTCCCGAGAACGAACACGAAGATGATTTTG AGGATCCGCGGAGTCAAATTCAAGAATTGGAGAATGAATTAGAACTTCAGCAACAGCAAATAAAAGATCTACAAATTAAGCTGGAACAAGAAAGGAAAGTTCGTGAAATGTTAAAAATGCGGTTAGAAGACGAACAAAGAGCAAG AGAATCCGCTGAAGATCGGTTGGAAAAACTGCAAGCCGCTATGGAGGAGTTCTGCGCTAAATACGGGAGCTGGGAACCGACTGCAAGATAG
- the LOC138000013 gene encoding rho GTPase-activating protein 24-like isoform X1, whose amino-acid sequence MQSLKQPIPPVRGHKQKIEHCGWLRKQGGRHRNLRSRWFEIKGDQLYYFKDNTEPKTPIASIPLPGNKVNKHPVEAGETGKFKFEIVSGKDKEGRPVSSNHETFLLIASSQREMEEWICAINRIIYAPVGGGMFGRSLAETVKFEMRRGGGCVPLIVYKCVDFIKAHGITEEGLFRLPGQAKNVADLKDAFNRGEIPELESSRAEVHSVASVLKSYLRELPEPLIPYDYFEVFLTAARCYEMRQEDGIVATQNQLKTLPQPNYILLRYICRFLHEVQKHCEQNKMTVRNLAMVFGPNILRSGSEDPKVMMESTNLVTELISILIRQHELFFPHTDDEDLQPQRQHAGNDVNLNLIDFSPDYCRIPRPAPLASPENEHEDDFAEDPRSQIQELENELELQQQQIKDLQIKLEQERKVREMLKMRLEDEQRARESAEDRLEKLQAAMEEFCAKYGSWEPTAR is encoded by the exons ATGCAGAGTCTGAAGCAACCAATACCACCAGTGAGAGGCCACAAGCAAAAAATT GAGCACTGTGGTTGGCTTCGGAAGCAGGGAGGCAGACACAGAAACTTAAGATCAAGATGGTTTGAAATCAAAGGAGATCAGTTGTATTATTTCAAAGATAACACT GAACCCAAGACACCAATTGCTTCAATTCCTTTGCCAGGGAATAAAGTTAATAAGCATCCAGTAGAAGCTGGAGAGACAGGAAAATTCAAGTTTGAAATTGTTT ctGGGAAGGACAAAGAAGGCCGACCAGTTTCAAGTAACCATGAGACTTTTTTGTTGATAGCATCATCTCAGAGAGAGATGGAGGAATGGATATGTGCCATAAATAGAATTATTTATGCT CCTGTAGGTGGTGGAATGTTTGGCAGAAGCCTGGCTGAAACTGTCAAATTCGAAATGAGACGTGGTGGAGGATGTGTTCCTCTCATTGTTTACAAATGTGTAGATTTTATTAAAGCACATG GGATAACAGAGGAAGGCTTATTCAGATTGCCAGGACAGGCAAAAAATGTTGCAGATTTGAAGGATGCATTCAACAGAG GAGAAATTCCTGAGCTTGAAAGCAGTAGAGCAGAAGTTCATTCTGTGGCATCAGTACTTAAGTCCTACCTCAGAGAACTTCCAGAGCCTCTCATACCATATGATTACTTTGAAGTATTCCTTACTGCTGCTAGAT GTTATGAAATGCGTCAAGAGGATGGTATTGTTGCTACACAGAATCAGCTCAAAACGCTACCACAGCCTAACTACATTTTATTAAGATACATATG tCGTTTCTTACATGAAGTTCAAAAACACTGCGAACAAAACAAGATGACAGTGAGAAACTTGGCCATGGTGTTTGGACCAAACATATTGCGGTCAGGG TCTGAGGATCCGAAAGTAATGATGGAGAGCACAAACCTTGTGACGGAGCTCATCAGCATATTGATCCGGCAACACGAATTGTTTTTCCCTCACACCGATGACGAAGACCTTCAACCTCAGCGACAGCATGCAGG GAATGATGTGAACCTGAATTTGATTGACTTTAGTCCTGATTACTGTCGCATACCCAGACCGGCGCCACTCGCATCTCCCGAGAACGAACACGAAGATGATTTTG CAGAGGATCCGCGGAGTCAAATTCAAGAATTGGAGAATGAATTAGAACTTCAGCAACAGCAAATAAAAGATCTACAAATTAAGCTGGAACAAGAAAGGAAAGTTCGTGAAATGTTAAAAATGCGGTTAGAAGACGAACAAAGAGCAAG AGAATCCGCTGAAGATCGGTTGGAAAAACTGCAAGCCGCTATGGAGGAGTTCTGCGCTAAATACGGGAGCTGGGAACCGACTGCAAGATAG